A window of Photobacterium sp. GJ3 contains these coding sequences:
- the lepB gene encoding signal peptidase I codes for MANLFSLILVLATLVTGIIWALDRFVWAPKRQLKIDAAAANAGGQVDEKTLAAVAPQPGWVESTSSMFPVIAIIMVFRSFIYEPFQIPSGSMMPTLLVGDFILVEKYAYGLRDPVFRHKLVETGEPERGDIVVFKFPPQPNIDYIKRVIGLPGDTVRYDNNKKLCVIPRGGRECEPVPQTNEQPSLFSEPGQELIQFTEDLGQVSHDVLVNINQPNQTRRYRYNSFEGRKEWVVPAGQYFVMGDNRDNSADSRYWGFVPEANLVGKAVGIWISFEFERSADSVLPSFIPTGVRLNRIGGID; via the coding sequence ATGGCAAATCTGTTTTCACTCATTCTGGTGCTGGCCACACTGGTGACCGGGATTATCTGGGCACTGGACCGATTCGTTTGGGCGCCAAAGCGTCAACTTAAAATTGATGCTGCAGCGGCCAATGCCGGCGGGCAGGTTGATGAAAAAACACTGGCAGCTGTTGCGCCCCAACCGGGCTGGGTAGAATCTACCAGTTCGATGTTCCCGGTGATTGCAATCATCATGGTGTTTCGCTCATTTATCTATGAGCCGTTCCAGATCCCATCCGGATCGATGATGCCAACACTGCTGGTCGGTGATTTTATTCTGGTTGAAAAGTATGCATACGGCCTGCGTGATCCCGTGTTTCGCCATAAGCTGGTCGAAACGGGTGAGCCAGAGCGTGGCGACATTGTGGTTTTTAAATTTCCACCGCAACCGAATATTGATTACATCAAACGTGTGATCGGCCTTCCCGGCGATACGGTCAGGTACGATAACAACAAGAAGTTGTGCGTGATTCCGAGAGGTGGCCGTGAATGTGAGCCTGTGCCACAGACGAACGAGCAACCAAGCCTCTTCTCTGAGCCGGGTCAGGAACTGATTCAGTTTACGGAAGATTTGGGTCAGGTGTCGCATGATGTGCTTGTCAATATCAACCAGCCAAATCAGACCCGAAGATACCGCTACAATTCCTTTGAGGGACGAAAAGAGTGGGTGGTGCCGGCAGGACAGTATTTTGTGATGGGAGATAACCGTGACAACAGTGCAGACAGCCGTTACTGGGGGTTTGTACCGGAAGCGAATCTCGTTGGCAAGGCGGTCGGGATCTGGATCAGCTTTGAATTTGAACGAAGTGCGGACAGCGTACTTCCATCTTTTATTCCTACCGGTGTGCGGTTGAACCGCATCGGTGGCATAGACTGA
- the lepA gene encoding translation elongation factor 4: MKHIRNFSIIAHIDHGKSTLSDRLIQVCGGLSDREMAAQVLDSMDLERERGITIKAQSVTLNYTAKDGETYQLNFIDTPGHVDFSYEVSRSLAACEGALLVVDAGQGVEAQTLANCYTAIEMDLEVVPILNKIDLPAADPDRVAEEIEEIVGIDAMEATRCSAKTGLGVDEVLENIVRSIPAPEGDPDAPPQALIIDSWFDNYLGVVSLVRIKNGSLKKNDKIKVMSTGQSWNVDRIGIFTPKQVDTDVLRTGEVGWVVCGIKDILGAPVGDTLTLAKNGCEKPLPGFKKVKPQVYAGLFPVSSDDYENFRDALGKLSLNDASLFYEPENSAALGFGFRCGFLGMLHMEIIQERLEREYDLDLITTAPTVVYEVKKNNGELLYVDSPAKLPPVNDVEIIGEPIARCNILVPSEYLGNVITLCVEKRGSQVDMVYHGNQVALTYDIPMSEVVLDFFDRLKSTSRGYASLDYSFQRYEESNMVRVDILLNGDRVDALAIITHKDHAQTRGRDLVEKMKEFIPRQMFDIAIQAAIGNHIIARATVKQLRKNVIAKCYGGDVSRKKKLLQKQKEGKKRMKQIGNVELPQEAFLAILHVGKDK, translated from the coding sequence ATGAAGCACATTCGTAACTTTTCGATTATTGCACATATCGACCATGGTAAGTCGACGTTATCTGACCGCCTGATTCAAGTCTGCGGCGGCCTTTCCGATCGTGAAATGGCTGCGCAAGTGCTTGACTCGATGGATCTGGAACGTGAACGTGGTATCACCATCAAGGCCCAGAGCGTGACGCTCAATTACACGGCAAAAGATGGTGAAACTTATCAACTGAACTTTATCGACACCCCGGGACACGTGGATTTTTCCTACGAAGTTTCCCGCTCGCTGGCCGCCTGTGAAGGTGCCTTGCTGGTGGTCGACGCCGGTCAGGGTGTAGAAGCCCAGACACTGGCCAACTGTTATACCGCGATTGAGATGGATCTGGAAGTTGTGCCGATCCTCAACAAGATCGATCTGCCTGCAGCCGATCCGGATCGGGTTGCCGAAGAAATCGAAGAGATCGTTGGTATCGACGCGATGGAAGCCACCCGCTGCTCTGCCAAAACCGGCTTGGGCGTAGACGAGGTGCTGGAAAACATCGTGCGTTCCATCCCTGCGCCGGAAGGTGACCCGGATGCGCCACCGCAAGCGCTGATCATTGACTCCTGGTTTGATAATTACCTGGGGGTTGTGTCTCTGGTTCGGATCAAAAATGGTTCTTTGAAGAAGAACGATAAGATCAAGGTCATGAGCACAGGCCAGAGCTGGAACGTTGATCGCATCGGTATTTTTACACCGAAGCAGGTGGACACCGATGTGCTGAGAACCGGCGAAGTGGGCTGGGTGGTCTGCGGCATTAAAGACATTCTGGGTGCGCCTGTGGGCGATACCCTGACACTGGCGAAAAACGGTTGTGAAAAACCACTGCCGGGCTTTAAGAAAGTGAAGCCTCAGGTTTACGCGGGTCTGTTCCCGGTTTCGTCTGACGATTACGAGAACTTCCGTGATGCGCTGGGCAAGCTGAGTCTGAACGATGCATCCCTCTTCTATGAGCCGGAAAACTCTGCGGCACTGGGCTTTGGTTTCCGTTGTGGTTTCCTTGGCATGCTGCATATGGAGATCATTCAGGAGCGTCTGGAGCGTGAATACGATCTGGACCTGATCACCACAGCACCAACTGTGGTGTATGAGGTGAAGAAGAACAACGGCGAACTGCTGTATGTCGACAGCCCTGCAAAACTGCCACCTGTGAATGATGTGGAAATCATCGGTGAGCCGATTGCGCGCTGTAACATTCTGGTCCCCAGTGAATACCTTGGGAACGTGATCACCCTGTGTGTGGAAAAACGCGGCTCTCAGGTGGATATGGTCTACCACGGCAATCAGGTCGCACTGACTTACGATATTCCGATGTCTGAAGTCGTTCTGGATTTCTTCGACCGTCTGAAATCAACCTCTCGCGGTTATGCGTCTCTGGACTATAGTTTCCAGCGCTATGAAGAATCCAACATGGTTCGTGTGGATATCCTGCTCAATGGCGATCGTGTTGATGCCCTGGCGATTATTACTCACAAAGACCATGCACAGACCCGTGGTCGTGATCTGGTCGAGAAAATGAAAGAGTTCATTCCTCGTCAGATGTTTGATATCGCAATTCAGGCGGCCATTGGGAACCACATCATTGCCCGCGCAACGGTGAAACAGCTGCGCAAGAACGTTATCGCCAAATGTTACGGTGGTGATGTGAGCCGGAAGAAGAAACTGCTGCAGAAGCAGAAAGAAGGTAAGAAGCGAATGAAGCAGATCGGCAACGTCGAACTGCCGCAGGAAGCCTTCCTTGCTATCCTGCATGTAGGCAAAGATAAATAA
- a CDS encoding SoxR reducing system RseC family protein translates to MMQSLATVVAVEKHHITVSCQQQTSCGSCASQNSCGTGVVSKVLPGRQHLLKVSTRHLHESVAVGQLVEIGLSERSVLQSALLVYVLPLICMLLGTLLGQWWFVILAGGGELGVIACALAGGAFGLGIAKWRAKHLSVQGDYQPSLLRVLGQPVADGLTINALSKDSSSR, encoded by the coding sequence ATGATGCAGTCACTGGCGACTGTGGTTGCGGTTGAGAAGCATCACATCACAGTCAGTTGCCAGCAACAAACCAGTTGTGGTTCCTGTGCGTCTCAGAACAGCTGCGGCACAGGTGTGGTCAGCAAAGTGTTGCCGGGGCGGCAGCATCTGTTGAAAGTCTCAACCCGGCATCTTCATGAGTCGGTTGCTGTCGGTCAATTGGTCGAAATCGGTTTGTCTGAGCGCAGTGTCCTGCAATCTGCCTTGTTGGTGTATGTCCTGCCACTGATTTGCATGCTGCTGGGAACTTTGCTGGGCCAGTGGTGGTTTGTGATTCTGGCTGGTGGTGGAGAGCTTGGCGTGATTGCCTGCGCGCTTGCTGGCGGAGCGTTTGGCCTCGGCATTGCGAAATGGCGTGCGAAACACTTATCTGTCCAGGGAGACTATCAGCCGAGCTTATTGCGGGTGTTGGGACAGCCTGTTGCAGATGGTCTGACGATAAATGCATTATCGAAAGATAGCAGCAGCCGTTGA
- the rseB gene encoding sigma-E factor regulatory protein RseB, with translation MKKVLVGVLTLVSLAMPWQASAEEETTTSAEALLHEMDHATRHLSYEVSYILIKKNSIEPLRYRHAIENGQTYAHLIYLSGPPREVIQRGKEVSYFEPGLDPFTIDSNRMVAPLPPIMRNNVTELSQFYDFIPMGRSREAGTACDVVRIAPKDGARYSYLLWMDTRTHLVLRADLLDRDGEPLEQYRAVSFVVNDKVGDVLETLKSVQLPEVVQLPPQPQVQLSWQVNWLPQGFESIANNRHRLILTERQVESQMYTDGLFSFSIYVSAADGFSVREQLVRQGRRTLHSQLLHDKEVTVVGDIPPATARRVAESVTFDGGSQP, from the coding sequence ATGAAAAAAGTTCTGGTCGGTGTACTCACACTGGTCAGCCTGGCGATGCCTTGGCAAGCCTCTGCGGAAGAAGAGACGACAACTTCTGCAGAGGCTTTGTTACATGAAATGGATCATGCGACCAGGCACTTGAGTTATGAGGTGTCTTACATCCTCATTAAGAAAAACAGCATCGAACCTTTGCGTTATCGCCATGCCATTGAAAATGGTCAGACTTACGCACACCTGATTTACCTCAGCGGGCCACCGCGTGAAGTGATTCAGCGCGGGAAAGAAGTCAGCTACTTCGAGCCGGGGCTGGATCCGTTCACCATCGACAGTAATCGCATGGTGGCGCCGTTACCGCCCATTATGCGAAATAATGTGACTGAACTGTCGCAATTCTACGATTTCATTCCCATGGGACGTTCGCGGGAAGCGGGGACGGCCTGTGATGTCGTGCGGATTGCACCGAAAGATGGTGCCCGGTATTCCTATTTATTGTGGATGGATACCCGCACGCATCTGGTACTGCGAGCTGATTTACTGGATCGCGACGGGGAACCTCTGGAGCAATATCGTGCGGTTTCCTTTGTGGTCAATGACAAAGTCGGGGACGTGCTGGAAACACTCAAATCGGTACAGTTGCCTGAAGTGGTTCAATTGCCTCCGCAGCCTCAGGTGCAGCTGTCCTGGCAAGTCAATTGGTTGCCTCAGGGATTTGAAAGTATTGCGAATAACCGGCACCGGCTGATTCTGACCGAGCGTCAGGTCGAGAGCCAGATGTATACCGACGGCTTGTTCAGTTTCTCAATTTATGTCTCTGCTGCAGATGGATTCAGCGTTCGTGAACAATTGGTAAGGCAAGGGCGACGAACCCTGCACAGCCAGTTGTTACATGATAAAGAGGTGACCGTCGTCGGGGATATCCCACCTGCCACCGCACGCCGCGTCGCGGAATCAGTCACTTTCGATGGGGGCAGTCAGCCATGA
- a CDS encoding RseA family anti-sigma factor, producing MADKEKISALLDGEDVDQSTINRLLVDEDAQQSWQTYHLVSDVMHGEAPGQPQWDIAGQVAMALEHEPAHQLGHDMAAEEALPLNVVSLPQAEQPAPQVARRTMPAWLTQMGQVAVAAGVSLAVIVGVQQYNGGEEASFASDVKSDVPVLQTIPFAGTAEPVSLTRDSVRTRAETSPSEAQLMEQRRRINAMLQDYELQLRLNAEDGTLDKTLLGSH from the coding sequence ATGGCTGATAAAGAAAAAATTTCGGCTTTGCTAGATGGCGAAGACGTTGATCAGAGTACGATTAATCGGTTACTCGTTGATGAAGATGCACAACAAAGCTGGCAGACCTATCATCTGGTCAGCGATGTCATGCATGGCGAGGCCCCGGGGCAACCGCAATGGGATATTGCCGGTCAAGTGGCAATGGCGCTTGAGCATGAACCAGCACATCAGTTGGGTCATGACATGGCCGCTGAGGAAGCCTTGCCTTTGAATGTGGTGTCTTTGCCTCAGGCAGAACAGCCTGCGCCTCAGGTAGCGCGCCGGACGATGCCAGCCTGGCTGACCCAGATGGGTCAGGTTGCGGTTGCAGCCGGTGTGTCTTTGGCAGTGATTGTCGGTGTTCAACAATATAACGGTGGTGAAGAGGCCTCTTTCGCAAGTGATGTGAAATCGGATGTGCCTGTTTTGCAAACCATACCTTTTGCCGGCACTGCTGAACCTGTGAGCCTGACCCGCGATTCTGTCCGCACCCGTGCTGAAACTTCTCCGAGTGAAGCACAGCTGATGGAGCAGCGTCGTCGGATCAACGCAATGTTGCAGGATTATGAGTTACAACTGCGTCTGAACGCAGAAGATGGCACACTGGATAAAACTCTGTTGGGATCACACTGA
- the rpoE gene encoding RNA polymerase sigma factor RpoE: MSEQLTDQVLIERVQRGDKQAFNLLVVKYQNKVCNLIARYVGNSGDVPDVAQEAFIKAYRALPSFRGESAFYTWLYRIAVNTAKNHLVAQGRRPPATDVDAEEAEYYENGGALKEISNPENQMLSDELKRVVFGTIESLPDDLKTAITLRELEGLSYEEIAEVMGCPVGTVRSRIFRAREAVEKRIAPLMQR; this comes from the coding sequence ATGAGCGAGCAGTTAACTGACCAGGTACTGATAGAGCGAGTACAACGAGGGGACAAACAAGCCTTCAATTTACTGGTTGTGAAATACCAGAATAAGGTTTGTAATTTGATTGCCCGGTATGTCGGCAATTCTGGTGATGTGCCGGATGTTGCACAGGAAGCTTTTATTAAAGCATACCGAGCGTTGCCGTCTTTTCGTGGGGAAAGTGCGTTTTACACTTGGCTGTATCGAATTGCTGTCAACACAGCGAAAAATCATTTAGTTGCCCAGGGTCGACGGCCGCCTGCCACGGATGTGGATGCGGAAGAGGCAGAATATTATGAAAATGGCGGTGCGCTAAAAGAAATATCGAACCCTGAGAACCAAATGTTGTCTGATGAATTGAAGCGGGTGGTCTTCGGTACCATAGAAAGCCTCCCGGATGATTTGAAGACCGCAATTACACTTCGTGAACTTGAGGGATTGAGTTACGAAGAAATTGCTGAAGTCATGGGCTGTCCGGTCGGTACGGTACGTTCGCGTATTTTCCGGGCTCGGGAAGCGGTCGAAAAACGTATCGCTCCCCTGATGCAGCGCTAA
- the nadB gene encoding L-aspartate oxidase, translating into MKENREHNCDVLVIGSGAAGLSLALRLAPMCQVLVLSKGPRSEGSTYYAQGGIAAVFDETDSVDSHVEDTQIAGAHLCDEDVVRFIAENARDCVQWLIDSGVPFDQEDNSTDDQPRYHLTREGGHSHRRILHAADATGMAMQMSLQDNVHNHPNIQVLERHNALDLITSHKLGEKDQPNRVLGAYIWNRQRESVETVRAKFVVLATGGASKVYQYTSNPDVSSGDGIAMAWRAGCRVANLEFNQFHPTCLFHPEARNFLLTEALRGEGAYLRRPDGSRFMPDFDERAELAPRDVVARAIDYEMKRLGADCMYLDISHKPADFVTKHFPTIYEKLLTYGIDITTDPIPVVPAAHYTCGGVMVDKQGQTDLAGLYAIGEVSYTGLHGANRMASNSLLECVVYAWSAANHISSHMDSVEQPAALPLWDESKVSNSDEEVVIQHNWHELRLFMWDYVGIVRTTKRLERAMRRIQLLKQEIDEYYSNFRVSNNLLELRNLVQVAELMVRCALARKESRGLHYTLDYPDMLETLSPTVLDPNNPE; encoded by the coding sequence ATGAAAGAGAACCGAGAACACAACTGCGACGTTCTGGTCATCGGTAGTGGCGCTGCCGGCCTTTCTCTGGCGCTGCGTCTTGCTCCGATGTGTCAAGTACTGGTCCTGAGCAAAGGGCCGCGGAGTGAAGGCTCAACTTATTATGCCCAGGGCGGGATTGCAGCGGTCTTTGATGAAACCGACAGTGTGGACTCTCATGTTGAAGATACTCAGATTGCCGGCGCCCATTTATGCGATGAAGATGTGGTTCGCTTCATTGCTGAGAATGCCCGGGATTGCGTGCAATGGCTGATTGACAGCGGTGTGCCTTTTGATCAGGAAGATAACAGCACCGACGATCAACCCCGCTACCATCTGACCCGCGAAGGCGGTCACAGCCACCGCCGCATTTTACATGCCGCCGATGCAACCGGGATGGCGATGCAAATGTCGCTGCAGGACAATGTCCATAATCATCCGAATATTCAGGTTCTGGAGCGCCACAACGCGCTGGACTTGATTACAAGCCACAAACTGGGCGAGAAAGATCAGCCCAACCGTGTTTTGGGAGCCTACATCTGGAATCGTCAGCGTGAGTCTGTCGAAACCGTACGCGCCAAGTTTGTGGTGCTGGCCACCGGTGGCGCTTCGAAAGTGTATCAATACACCTCGAACCCGGACGTCTCTTCAGGAGACGGCATTGCGATGGCCTGGCGGGCCGGATGCCGGGTTGCCAATCTGGAATTCAATCAGTTCCATCCAACCTGTCTGTTCCACCCGGAAGCCCGCAACTTTCTGCTGACCGAAGCCCTGCGTGGTGAGGGCGCTTACCTGCGTCGTCCGGATGGATCGCGCTTTATGCCGGACTTTGATGAGCGTGCAGAGCTGGCGCCCCGCGATGTGGTTGCCCGTGCCATCGACTACGAGATGAAACGCCTGGGTGCCGATTGCATGTATCTGGACATCAGCCATAAGCCGGCAGATTTCGTCACCAAACACTTCCCGACCATTTATGAAAAACTGCTGACCTACGGCATCGATATTACAACCGATCCGATCCCCGTCGTGCCTGCTGCCCACTATACCTGTGGCGGCGTGATGGTCGACAAACAGGGCCAGACAGATCTCGCCGGGCTCTATGCCATTGGCGAAGTCAGCTATACCGGGCTGCACGGAGCCAACCGGATGGCGTCCAATTCCTTGCTGGAGTGTGTGGTTTATGCCTGGTCTGCGGCCAACCACATCAGCTCACACATGGATAGCGTCGAACAACCGGCCGCGTTACCGCTGTGGGATGAAAGTAAAGTCTCGAACTCCGATGAAGAAGTTGTGATTCAGCATAACTGGCATGAACTGCGGCTATTTATGTGGGATTACGTCGGCATTGTTCGCACCACTAAGCGACTGGAACGAGCGATGCGCCGGATTCAGTTGCTGAAACAGGAAATTGACGAGTATTACAGTAATTTCCGGGTTTCCAACAACCTGCTGGAATTGCGGAATCTGGTTCAGGTTGCCGAACTGATGGTTCGTTGTGCTCTGGCCCGGAAAGAGAGCCGCGGCCTGCATTACACACTGGATTATCCCGATATGCTGGAAACCTTGTCACCAACAGTGCTTGACCCGAACAACCCGGAATAA
- a CDS encoding methyl-accepting chemotaxis protein, with protein sequence MKVRHKLLGLATLSVAAILLLLGVNLYSHQQIVTIESAKGQIDKLEVTLLNLRRNEKDFLARMDVKYLNTLNRNVEIFGRQLDALKTELDAVSIQLPQVKTLPSQIASYQQGMQAVVAGFQVLGLKPTEGLYQNLYQWGEALITQASDDEMALEVYQLVLTAKLFATTDEKALLDEFQQHTALYGARLANAYGADFQQFQRAFEQLVAQKTEIGLSHQDGLRGQIRSQSHQVEEEFSQMQQLLEKEAVVVQATIHRFTVLLVTGIIVGLLILTWRLSISILRPVERLSQLMNRIATSHDLTLQADTSGRDELAEMGVHFNYLLNSLRQLVDDVQRAVSELGSASLQLQKRSQDAEQALVSQLADSDSVAAASIQMRATISEVAHNTQEAATQTARSHDEASQGLAEVVETRARIHALSSGLAQSSQEVSSLSGLSDNIGSVVDVIKNIAEQTNLLALNAAIEAARAGEQGRGFAVVAEEVRSLAMRTQQSTQEITAIISSLQQQTEQVVSHIEHCRTQGEASVTQVDSAEAKINSIIADMQLILDTSTQIAAAVEQQSQVSEDIGERVVSIRDLTNRNAVIVQENVEAAQSVSQQASTLAGAIRAFQV encoded by the coding sequence ATGAAAGTTAGGCATAAATTGTTAGGGCTGGCCACACTGTCTGTCGCCGCAATTTTGCTTTTGCTCGGTGTGAATCTGTACAGCCATCAGCAGATTGTCACCATTGAATCGGCAAAGGGACAAATTGATAAGCTGGAAGTGACTTTGCTGAATTTACGGCGCAATGAGAAGGATTTTTTGGCTCGAATGGATGTGAAATACCTCAACACATTGAATCGGAATGTAGAAATTTTCGGACGTCAGTTAGATGCGTTGAAAACTGAGCTGGACGCCGTTTCGATTCAATTGCCTCAGGTAAAGACTTTACCGTCGCAGATCGCCAGTTATCAGCAGGGAATGCAAGCGGTGGTCGCAGGGTTCCAGGTTCTGGGACTGAAGCCAACCGAAGGCTTGTACCAAAACCTTTATCAGTGGGGAGAGGCGCTGATCACGCAGGCGTCGGACGATGAGATGGCGCTGGAAGTCTATCAGTTGGTTTTGACGGCTAAATTATTTGCGACGACCGATGAAAAAGCATTACTGGATGAATTTCAACAGCATACTGCTTTGTACGGAGCGCGTCTGGCGAATGCCTATGGGGCTGATTTTCAGCAATTCCAGCGCGCTTTTGAGCAATTGGTCGCTCAGAAAACAGAGATTGGACTGAGTCATCAGGATGGCCTGAGAGGACAAATCCGAAGCCAGTCGCATCAGGTGGAGGAAGAGTTTTCCCAGATGCAGCAACTGCTGGAAAAAGAAGCGGTTGTCGTGCAGGCGACCATTCATCGCTTCACTGTGTTACTGGTTACGGGGATTATCGTCGGCTTACTGATTCTGACCTGGCGCCTCAGTATTTCGATTCTGCGCCCGGTTGAGCGTTTAAGTCAGCTGATGAATCGGATCGCGACCAGTCATGATCTGACGTTGCAGGCGGATACCTCCGGCCGCGATGAACTGGCAGAAATGGGTGTCCATTTTAACTATTTGCTCAACAGTCTGCGTCAGTTGGTGGATGATGTTCAGCGGGCCGTGTCTGAGCTGGGCTCGGCTTCATTACAGCTCCAGAAACGGAGTCAGGATGCAGAACAGGCGCTGGTTTCGCAACTGGCAGACAGTGATTCTGTTGCGGCGGCCAGTATTCAGATGCGAGCGACTATTTCAGAAGTCGCCCACAACACGCAGGAAGCGGCCACACAAACAGCCCGCAGCCATGATGAGGCGTCACAGGGGCTGGCGGAAGTGGTGGAAACACGCGCTCGGATTCATGCATTGTCTTCGGGGCTGGCGCAGAGCAGTCAGGAAGTTTCAAGCTTATCGGGTTTGTCGGACAACATTGGCTCTGTGGTCGACGTGATCAAAAATATTGCCGAGCAGACCAATTTGCTGGCACTCAATGCTGCGATTGAAGCGGCGCGTGCCGGGGAGCAGGGGCGTGGCTTTGCGGTGGTGGCCGAAGAAGTGCGGTCGCTGGCGATGCGGACACAGCAGTCGACTCAGGAAATCACCGCGATTATCAGTTCGCTGCAGCAGCAGACTGAGCAGGTGGTCAGCCATATTGAACACTGCCGCACCCAGGGGGAAGCCAGCGTGACTCAGGTAGACAGTGCTGAAGCGAAGATCAACTCGATCATTGCAGACATGCAGCTGATTCTGGACACCAGCACGCAGATTGCTGCGGCCGTCGAACAGCAGAGTCAGGTCTCCGAAGATATCGGGGAGCGTGTGGTTTCCATCCGGGATTTGACCAATCGTAATGCGGTCATCGTGCAGGAGAATGTGGAGGCAGCGCAGTCTGTGTCTCAACAGGCTTCGACATTGGCTGGGGCGATTCGGGCGTTTCAGGTGTAG
- a CDS encoding protein YgfX: MLPTTRVSFANLTLSPSAFLLAALTGAYLTAASLFFFLTLTDLNWLPVFCLAVEFLLPEYIRAGNRLSQQHGRLILLTEREVDWHRRRWRLVHVRLLTPYLLILDLESAGDIQQLSVSRDSCTHQDFRLLSLFCRYQ, encoded by the coding sequence TTGTTGCCCACAACAAGAGTAAGCTTCGCTAACCTGACGCTTTCCCCTTCTGCTTTCTTGCTTGCCGCTTTAACCGGGGCCTACCTGACAGCGGCGAGCCTGTTTTTCTTTTTAACGCTGACGGATCTGAACTGGCTGCCTGTTTTTTGCCTGGCAGTGGAGTTTTTGCTGCCCGAATACATTCGTGCGGGTAACCGGCTCAGTCAACAGCACGGTCGGCTCATCCTCTTGACCGAACGGGAAGTCGATTGGCATCGCCGCCGATGGCGTCTGGTACACGTTCGATTGCTGACTCCTTATTTGCTCATTCTGGATCTTGAATCGGCCGGCGACATACAGCAGTTAAGCGTGAGTCGAGATAGCTGTACACATCAGGATTTCCGCTTGTTGAGTCTGTTCTGCCGCTATCAATAA
- a CDS encoding succinate dehydrogenase assembly factor 2, whose translation MNSTDDKARIRWACRRGMLELDVIIMPFFEECFDELNPQERQDFVSLLTCDDPDLFNWLMEHGNSSNPAHAAMVDKIVAHNKSKLR comes from the coding sequence ATGAACAGCACTGATGATAAAGCACGAATTCGATGGGCCTGCCGTCGCGGGATGTTGGAACTGGATGTGATTATCATGCCCTTTTTTGAAGAGTGCTTTGATGAACTGAACCCCCAGGAACGTCAGGATTTCGTCTCTCTGCTGACTTGTGATGATCCCGACCTGTTTAACTGGCTGATGGAGCATGGGAACAGCAGTAACCCGGCTCATGCCGCGATGGTGGACAAAATTGTTGCCCACAACAAGAGTAAGCTTCGCTAA
- the ygfZ gene encoding tRNA-modifying protein YgfZ has translation MSTWSDNLQFDNLSLASDAPMPSLALLDLSHWGLVTLVGQDSVSYLQGQVTCDVVSLAKTESTLGAHCDAKGKMRTIFRLFHHRDGLGWLQRKSVMATQLPELKKYAIFSKTTIEASSDVLLGLTGAQADTVIDQRFGGEGDVRALPSGTAVRIDAQRWLLAVDEATAQDIAAHLQSEAVLSDDTLWDLYDIRSGIPRIDASTELEFIPQSMNLQALGGISFKKGCYTGQETVARAKWRGINKRAMYIVSGPAADCPKASDVLERSVGENWRKGGTVIAGYQFSDQQAIALVVLPNDLDEDTTFRLAADPDHLWQYNPLPYSLEDEPA, from the coding sequence ATGAGTACCTGGTCTGATAATTTGCAATTCGACAATCTCTCCCTTGCCTCAGATGCCCCGATGCCTTCACTGGCGCTGCTTGATCTCAGCCACTGGGGACTGGTCACTTTGGTCGGTCAAGACAGCGTTTCCTATCTGCAGGGACAAGTCACCTGCGATGTGGTGTCGCTGGCAAAGACAGAATCAACCCTCGGCGCCCATTGTGACGCGAAAGGAAAAATGCGCACCATTTTCCGCCTGTTCCACCATCGGGATGGCCTGGGCTGGCTTCAGCGCAAAAGCGTGATGGCGACACAGCTTCCGGAGCTGAAAAAGTACGCCATCTTTTCGAAAACAACAATTGAAGCCAGCAGTGATGTGTTACTGGGCCTGACCGGCGCTCAAGCGGACACCGTCATCGATCAACGCTTTGGCGGCGAAGGGGATGTTCGTGCCCTGCCATCCGGCACTGCGGTCCGGATTGATGCACAGCGCTGGCTGCTGGCTGTTGATGAAGCCACAGCTCAAGACATTGCGGCGCACCTGCAGTCTGAAGCGGTGCTGTCAGATGATACCCTGTGGGATTTGTATGATATCCGCTCTGGCATCCCGAGAATTGATGCCAGTACCGAACTGGAATTTATTCCACAATCCATGAACCTGCAGGCCTTGGGTGGTATCAGCTTCAAAAAAGGCTGCTATACCGGTCAGGAAACGGTTGCCCGGGCAAAATGGCGGGGTATCAACAAACGCGCGATGTATATTGTCTCTGGCCCAGCAGCAGACTGTCCGAAAGCCAGCGATGTACTGGAGCGCAGTGTTGGCGAGAACTGGCGTAAGGGCGGCACTGTGATTGCCGGTTATCAGTTCTCGGATCAACAGGCCATTGCGCTGGTGGTTCTGCCCAATGATCTGGATGAGGATACGACTTTTCGTCTGGCGGCTGATCCTGATCACCTGTGGCAATACAACCCGCTGCCTTACAGCCTGGAAGACGAACCTGCGTGA